A window from Garra rufa chromosome 14, GarRuf1.0, whole genome shotgun sequence encodes these proteins:
- the tspan13a gene encoding tetraspanin-13a, whose product MACGGFVCSKTSLCILNLMYVMVSLLMIGVTAWGKWFGLVSSFRVMAAVIAVGLFLFIVAIVGLCGAMKHHQVLLFFYMLVLFMVFIVQFSVSCACLAVNKEQQNLLLEIGWNKSESMQKDLEISLDCCDFLEVNYNESKCEAACFKEQKCSPCSEIIQAYADDALQFVGGLSLFFSFTEILGVWLAYRYRNQKDHRQNPGAFI is encoded by the exons ATGGCTTGTGGTGGGTTTGTTTGCTCTAAAACTTCCCTTTGCATCTTGAACCTTATGTATGTG atGGTCAGTCTCCTCATGATCGGTGTTACAGCATGGGGCAAATGGTTCGGACTGGTCTCTAGTTTCAGAGTGATGGCTGCTGTCATCGCAGTTGGACTCTTTCTCTTCATCGTGGCCATTGTGGGACTGTGTGGAGCTATGAAGCATCATCAAGTCCTCTTGTTCTTT TACATGCTCGTTCTCTTCATGGTATTCATTGTGCAGTTTTCAGTATCATGTGCCTGCTTGGCCGTTAATAAAGAACAGCAG aacctTCTCCTGGAGATAGGATGGAATAAGTCTGAATCAATGCAGAAGGATTTGGAAATCTCGCTGGATTGCTGCGACTTCCTTGAAGTGAACTACAATGAGAGTAAATGTGAAGCT GCCTGTTTCAAGGAACAAAAATGTAGTCCATGCTCAGAAATAATCCAGGCCTATGCTGACGACGCTCTTCAATTTGTTGGAGGACTCAGTCTGTTTTTCAGTTTTACAGAG ATTCTGGGCGTCTGGCTAGCATATCGATACAGGAATCAGAAAGATCACCGGCAAAATCCTGGAGCTTTTATTTAA